One window from the genome of Fundulus heteroclitus isolate FHET01 unplaced genomic scaffold, MU-UCD_Fhet_4.1 scaffold_287, whole genome shotgun sequence encodes:
- the LOC110367854 gene encoding uncharacterized protein LOC110367854: MQAALKKLSSSTKPAVPETQDQLLPPRPPVEPSDEELMRASGDTEKSSDNDAEAGPSTSSLPQGEPAVSAELGDPTDQELLEASAEGRASVQPLDPPEPPSRQDAQLRRDPLSAAEAGPPTASLSQRDPGVSVLGQPNDEELLEAPEPPTRQDVLSRRDPPSAAELLPSPGGQLSVQSSRTGSTGRCL, translated from the exons ATGCAGGCTGCGTTGAAGAAGCTCAGCTCCTCAACTAAGCCTGCAGTTCCAG AAACCCAAGACCAGCTCCTCCCGCCCAGGCCCCCTGTGGAGCCCAGCGACGAGGAGCTGATGAGGGCCAGTGGTGACACGGAGAAGT CTTCAGATAATGATGCAGAGGCAGGTCCTTCCACCTCCTCCTTGCCTCAGGGGGAACCTGCCGTCTCCGCTGAGCTGGGGGACCCAACTGaccaggagctgctggaggcCTCGGCAGAAGGCAGAGCCTCGGTTCAGCCGCTGGACCCTCCAGAGCCGCCCAGCAGACAGGACGCCCAGCTCAGACGGGatcctctctctgctgctgag GCAGGTCCTCCCACTGCCTCTCTATCTCAGAGAGACCCTGGTGTCTCTGTACTGGGTCAGCCTAATGatgaggagctgctggaggCTCCAGAGCCGCCTACCAGGCAGGATGTCCTGTCCAGACGGGATCCTCCATCTGCTGCTGAG ctgctgccaAGTCCTGGTGGGCAGCTCTCAGTGCAGAGCAGCAGGACTGGATCAACCGGACGCTGTTTATGA